A region from the Neurospora crassa OR74A linkage group V, whole genome shotgun sequence genome encodes:
- a CDS encoding BAR domain-containing protein codes for MNITKKFDRAFQWAGEKMGAEQKTTMSEDFKQLEMEMALRFEGMDRLQKSMNLYVKWLGRRCDSYEDKDKSIPTTYLGKTMIGHGEDFASDSEFGSCLISMGRANERIGQFQETFVGEATTTWLESLERSLAMMKEYQAARKKLESRRLAYDATATKIQKARRDDFRIEEELRGAKAKYEEASEDVGRRMQDIRDSEVDSVRDLTQFLDAELEYHERCADELRRVRQSWAGGAISSSNGMSGYGAGLQRRPTASSGDGRSRPSTAQSFTDRLSRTNSRNVYDEQEVETEAPPVRMPIRSAVSRAPLSVQSQNQQVDAGPRPVIGRSNTVASFLGGTNLERERIGGRISGTGSGTTPPGSTYGVNQNVPNVSSLRGQLRPVSRIATNDNVFADRDDDNTSDTGSPDNWCTRSASPATSIGSLTRTTSNTVVNNGLGVRKAPPPPPPCRSKKPPPPVPARRDLGSTY; via the exons ATGAATATCACCAAAAAGTTCGACCGCGCCTTTCAATGGGCCGGCGAAAAGATGGGTGCCGAGCAAAAGACGACTATGTCTGAGGACTTCAAGCagctggagatggagatggcaCTTCGCTTTGAAG GCATGGACCGACTGCAAAAGTCTATGAACCTCTATGTCAAGTGGCTTGGCCGTCGCTGCGACTCGTACGaagacaaggacaagtcCATTCCCACCACTTATCTCGGAAAGACTATGATCGGACATGGCGAAGACTTTGCATCCGACTCTGAATTCGGAAGCTGCCTTATCTCAATGGGCCGTGCCAATGAGAGGATTGGGCAGTTCCAGGAGACCTTCGTCGGTGAGGCGACAACTACGTGGCTTGAGTCTCTCGAGAGGTCTCTAGCCATGATGAAGGAGTACCAG GCTGCTCGTAAGAAGCTCGAGAGCCGGCGTCTGGCCTACGATGCAACGGCGACCAAGATCCAAAAAGCACGTCGTGATGACTTCCGTATCGAGGAAGAGCTTCGGGGCGCCAAGGCCAAGTACGAAGAAGCCTCCGAAGATGTCGGCCGCAGAATGCAGGATATCCGCGACAGCGAGGTCGATAGCGTCCGCGATTTGACCCAATTCCTTGACGCCGAGCTCGAATATCACGAAAGATGCGCCGATGAGTTGCGTAGGGTGCGCCAAAGCTGGGCCGGTGGTGCTATCTCCTCCTCTAACGGTATGAGCGGCTATGGTGCTGGCCTCCAACGGCGACCAACTGCTTCCAGCGGTGACGGTAGAAGCAGGCCAAGCACCGCACAAAGCTTTACCGATCGCTTGTCCCGTACCAACAGCCGCAACGTTTACGACGAGCAAGAGGTTGAGACCGAGGCACCGCCCGTGCGTATGCCTATCCGCAGCGCCGTTTCTCGGGCTCCTCTGTCTGTGCAGTCGCAGAACCAGCAAGTCGATGCCGGACCGCGTCCCGTCATTGGCAGGTCCAATACTGTTGCCTCCTTCCTGGGCGGGACGAACTTGGAGCGCGAGCGCATCGGAGGTCGTATCTCTGGTACTGGATCCGGGACCACCCCGCCCGGTTCAACCTATGGAGTTAACCAAAACGTGCCTAACGTGAGCAGCCTACGTGGCCAGCTGCGCCCCGTCAGCCGGATTGCAACGAATGACAATGTATTTGCAGACCGGGACGATGACAACACCAGCGACACGGGAAGTCCAGACAACTGGTGTACCCGCAGCGCGAGCCCGGCTACAAGTATTGGGAGCTTGACAAGGACAACCAGCAATACGGTGGTCAACAACGGCTTGGGAGTTCGTaaggctcctcctccaccgcctccttGCCGTTCCAAGAAGCCTCCTCCGCCGGTGCCTGCTAGGCGGGATCTCGGATCCACATACTAG